One Maribacter cobaltidurans genomic window carries:
- the bioA gene encoding adenosylmethionine--8-amino-7-oxononanoate transaminase yields the protein MKGKNLSERDKRYLWHPLTQHKTAAPPLGIVRAEGALLWDEAGNSYIDGIASWYTAMYGHGNKFITEAINKQMKKLDFVMFSGFTHEPAIDLAEKLMAILPDNQSKLFFNDNGSTAIEAAIKIALQYHHNHNDRRDTLIAFENGFHGDTFGAMSASGLSSYNGPFEDFLLKVERIPVPNDQNIDEVLEKLESILKNNRCAAFIFEPLVQGAAGMKFHSAKGLDKLVKKCREHNVLCIADEVMTGFGKTGKNFASENLQNLPDVMCLSKALTAGMFPLSITSCSQNVFDAFLSEEVSKGFFHSHTYSAHPIGCAAALAGLELLNSKEIMERRTYIEAAHKFFVLSVRNHPKIKHTRAMGVILAIDLDLEIERYGNLRDQLYQFFMNRGIMLRPLGNTIYVLPPFVISNDQLREIYNAINELLESF from the coding sequence ATGAAAGGGAAAAATCTATCGGAACGGGACAAAAGATATCTTTGGCATCCGTTGACCCAGCACAAAACCGCCGCTCCTCCTTTAGGTATTGTTAGGGCGGAAGGAGCCCTTTTGTGGGATGAGGCAGGAAATTCTTATATAGATGGCATTGCTTCTTGGTATACTGCTATGTATGGCCATGGAAATAAATTCATTACTGAAGCCATAAACAAGCAAATGAAGAAATTGGATTTTGTAATGTTCAGTGGCTTCACCCATGAACCGGCCATTGATTTGGCCGAAAAGTTAATGGCTATACTTCCAGATAATCAATCCAAACTATTTTTTAATGATAATGGATCTACCGCGATAGAGGCGGCAATTAAAATTGCACTCCAGTATCACCATAATCATAATGACAGAAGGGACACTTTAATAGCCTTTGAGAATGGATTCCATGGGGATACCTTTGGTGCGATGAGCGCCTCCGGGTTATCCTCCTATAATGGGCCGTTCGAGGATTTCTTGTTAAAGGTGGAGCGTATCCCGGTTCCGAATGACCAAAATATAGACGAAGTTCTTGAAAAGTTGGAATCGATTTTGAAAAATAATCGCTGTGCTGCCTTCATATTTGAACCCTTGGTTCAAGGTGCTGCGGGAATGAAATTTCACTCTGCCAAAGGTTTGGACAAGCTCGTTAAAAAGTGTAGGGAACACAATGTACTCTGTATTGCCGATGAGGTAATGACAGGGTTTGGTAAAACCGGGAAAAACTTTGCATCTGAAAATCTGCAAAACCTACCTGATGTGATGTGCCTCAGTAAGGCGTTGACGGCCGGCATGTTTCCGTTGAGTATCACGAGCTGTTCACAAAATGTATTTGATGCTTTTCTAAGTGAGGAGGTATCAAAAGGTTTTTTTCACTCCCATACTTATAGCGCACACCCTATAGGGTGCGCCGCAGCCTTGGCAGGACTGGAATTACTGAATTCCAAGGAAATAATGGAGAGAAGAACGTATATTGAAGCTGCCCATAAGTTTTTTGTTTTATCCGTTCGAAACCATCCAAAAATTAAGCATACTCGGGCTATGGGAGTCATTCTTGCAATAGATTTGGACTTGGAAATTGAACGATATGGTAATTTAAGAGATCAACTATATCAGTTTTTTATGAATAGAGGCATAATGCTTAGGCCACTGGGTAATACAATATATGTTTTGCCGCCCTTTGTGATTTCGAACGATCAACTGCGAGAAATATATAATGCAATCAACGAATTACTGGAAAGTTTCTAG